In a single window of the Elaeis guineensis isolate ETL-2024a chromosome 4, EG11, whole genome shotgun sequence genome:
- the LOC105043929 gene encoding LOW QUALITY PROTEIN: WEB family protein At3g02930, chloroplastic (The sequence of the model RefSeq protein was modified relative to this genomic sequence to represent the inferred CDS: inserted 2 bases in 2 codons), which produces MIASKSKSGLSEASNNKSTPATPRVSKLGRGGSIKSDADSPSPQQNPRLSVDRSPRSADSKHAAERRSPKISTPPDKQPRASKGSELQAQLGVVQEDLKKARERLASVEKEKTRILEELKDAKRLADEATEKLKEAVVAQKRAEEATEIEKFRADELEQVGIEAAQKREEEWQKELESVRDQHSVDVASLVSATQELQRVKQELSMTNDAKNAALSHADDAMKIAEINAEKVELLSGDVSDLKSLLDSKLESKTNETAELVKKLESESLALKLELEKAKVAESKLVEMQALVEGLRMEVVDAKKAESAAGQLVDEWKRKVELLEVRLEEADQSEKSTADSLALVMKQLAEGGALLQDKQAEVAALKKDVESLELEVASYKADLDESSHRLDVAQQEASELGRTIEVLKSKIQIMEEEKMEALNNEKIASSNIKSLTEERNKLATELETTRDEGERVKKEMECLASALHEASTEARETQERLLAKQVEVEDAQAQIEDLKLALKNTQESXEETLEEARYEIVCLRKSVERLETEAKNSRAEWDLKELNLENSIKKSEGEIIAMKVEMDKVVESLRDKEHEILAAKDEAVQLMDQLMQAESEATDANRAAELATADSLQLRERLLDKENELQNITQENDDLRMREAAALEKVKELTALLAEVTTKKTEVDGEVSKSEKECEQLPTMLESHVENAHDGESEKPXLDDPAEKLEECCRVDEKLKEENGNGRAEEKELLEEEGKMQEFCKTTDDKGLSTERENGADLDDELDSKMDGVSADQANGLPSEKLDNGATSPTKQQQQQQLKKKKALLQKFGSLLKKKSNHKQ; this is translated from the exons ATGATTGCCTCCAAATCTAA ATCTGGTTTATCTGAAGCTTCGAATAACAAAAGCACACCGGCAACCCCTAGGGTTAGCAAATTGGGCAGGGGAGGATCCATCAAGTCGGATGCTGATTCGCCTTCACCCCAGCAAAATCCACGCCTTTCTGTCGATCGATCACCGCGATCAGCTGATTCCAAGCACGCTGCTGAGCGTCGATCACCTAAAATCAGTACCCCTCCTGAT AAACAACCACGAGCATCAAAGGGATCAGAGTTGCAAGCACAGCTGGGGGTGGTTCAGGAGGATTTGAAGAAGGCAAGGGAGCGATTGGCTTCTGTGGAGAAGGAGAAGACCCGAATTCTAGAGGAATTGAAGGATGCGAAGAGATTGGCTGATGAGGCGACTGAGAAGCTCAAGGAGGCTGTTGTTGCTCAGAAGAGAGCTGAGGAGGCTACTGAGATTGAGAAGTTCCGGGCTGATGAATTGGAGCAGGTGGGCATCGAGGCTGCtcagaagagggaggaggaatGGCAGAAGGAGCTCGAAAGTGTCCGAGACCAGCATTCTGTGGATGTTGCATCACTGGTTTCCGCCACGCAGGAGCTCCAGAGGGTGAAACAAGAACTGTCAATGACAAATGATGCAAAGAATGCTGCCCTTAGCCATGCTGATGATGCAATGAAGATTGCTGAAATCAACGCAGAGAAAGTGGAGCTCCTGTCAGGTGACGTAAGCGACCTGAAATCCTTGCTTGATTCCAAACTAGAGAGTAAGACCAATGAAACTGCCGAGCTGGTTAAGAAGTTGGAATCTGAGTCCTTGGCATTAAAACTTGAACTTGAGAAAGCAAAGGTAGCCGAGAGTAAGTTGGTCGAGATGCAAGCATTGGTTGAAGGGCTAAGGATGGAGGTCGTTGATGCAAAGAAGGCTGAGTCAGCTGCAGGCCAGctagtggatgagtggaagaggAAGGTGGAGCTgttagaagttcggctggaggaAGCTGATCAGTCTGAAAAATCCACAGCGGATTCTCTCGCCTTAGTGATGAAACAGCTGGCGGAGGGCGGTGCATTGTTGCAAGACAAACAAGCCGAAGTTGCTGCTCTTAAAAAAGATGTGGAGTCCTTGGAGCTTGAGGTGGCTAGCTACAAAGCAGATCTTGATGAGTCAAGTCATCGCCTTGATGTGGCACAACAGGAAGCTAGTGAACTGGGAAGAACGATTGAGGTATTAAAATCTAAGATTCAAATTATGGAGGAGGAAAAGATGGAGGCTCTGAACAATGAAAAGATTGCATCTTCAAATATCAAAAGCTTGACAGAGGAAAGGAATAAGCTTGCTACTGAGCTCGAAACTACTAGAGATGAAGGAGAAAGAGTCAAAAAGGAAATGGAATGTCTAGCTTCTGCATTGCACGAAGCATCTACGGAAGCAAGAGAAACACAAGAAAGGTTATTGGCAAAGCAAGTTGAGGTTGAGGATGCCCAAGCTCAGATAGAGGATTTGAAGTTGGCTCTGAAGAACACTCAGGAAA ATGAGGAAACACTCGAGGAAGCAAGGTATGAGATAGTTTGCCTCCGAAAATCTGTTGAAAGACTTGAAACAGAAGCCAAAAATTCTAGGGCTGAGTGGGATTTAAAGGAGCTTAATTTAGAGAATTCTATCAAAAAATCAGAAGGGGAAATCATTGCCATGAAAGTAGAAATGGATAAGGTAGTTGAGTCTCTTAGAGACAAAGAGCATGAAATACTGGCTGCCAAGGACGAGGCTGTCCAGCTAATGGATCAACTGATGCAAGCCGAATCTGAGGCAACTGATGCCAATAGAGCTGCAGAATTAGCAACGGCTGACAGCTTACAGCTGAGGGAAAGGCTGCTAGACAAAGAGAATGAGCTGCAGAATATAACTCAGGAGAATGATGACCTTCGGATGCGAGAAGCAGCTGCTCTAGAGAAGGTTAAAGAGCTGACTGCATTGCTTGCAGAGGTCACCACCAAGAAGACTGAGGTAGATGGTGAGGTATCAAAGAGTGAAAAAGAGTGTGAGCAACTGCCGACGATGTTGGAGTCTCATGTGGAGAATGCTCATGATGGTGAATCCGAGAAAC GGTTAGATGATCCAGCAGAGAAACTTGAGGAATGTTGTAGAGTTGATGAGAAGCTGAAAGAGGAAAATGGAAATGGAAGAGCTGAAGAAAAAGAGCTGctggaagaggaaggcaagatGCAGGAATTCTGCAAGACCACGGATGACAAAGGCTTGTCAACTGAGAGGGAAAATGGGGCTGACTTGGATGATGAGTTGGATTCAAAGATGGATGGTGTCAGTGCTGATCAGGCAAATGGATTGCCATCAGAAAAGTTGGACAATGGGGCAACATCTCCCAccaagcagcagcagcagcagcagctgaaAAAGAAAAAGGCTTTGTTGCAGAAATTTGGGAGCCTACTGAAGAAGAAAAGTAACCACAAGCAGTAG